The DNA window GTTGGCCTACTACTCAGCACGGACACCACTAAAAAAGGAAAAGTGATATGGACAAAAAAATCTTGAAGCTATGGTATGACCAGGAAGGGGATTATCTTGAAGTAATCTTTGAGCAGAAGGAAGGTTATTTCAGTGAGACAGAAAATGATCAGGTCATGGAAAAAGTAGATAA is part of the Nitrospirota bacterium genome and encodes:
- a CDS encoding DUF2283 domain-containing protein codes for the protein MDKKILKLWYDQEGDYLEVIFEQKEGYFSETENDQVMEKVDKNGNILGFSVLNVSKVRKKPLEVAL